In Piliocolobus tephrosceles isolate RC106 chromosome 5, ASM277652v3, whole genome shotgun sequence, a single genomic region encodes these proteins:
- the ABCC10 gene encoding multidrug resistance-associated protein 7 isoform X1 has product MERLLAQLCGSSAAWPLPLWEGDTTGHCFTQLVLSALPHALLAVLSACYLGTPRSPDYILPCSPGWRLRLAASFLLSVFPLLDLFPVALPPGAGPGPIGLEVLAGCVAAVAWISHSLALWVLSHSPHGHSRGPLALALVALLPAPALVLTVLWHCQRGTLLPPLLPGPVARLCLLILQLAALLAYALGWAAPGGPREPWAQEPLLPEDQEPEVAEDGESWLSHFSYAWLAPLLTRGACGELQKPQDICRLPHRLHPTYLARVFQLHWQEGARLWRALYGAFGRCYLALGLLKLVGTMLGFSGPLLLSLLVGFLEEGQEPLSRGLLYALGLASGAVLGAVLQNQYGYEVCKVKLQARGAVLNILYRKALQLGPSRPPTGEALNLLGTDSERLLNFAGSFHEAWGLPLQLAITLYLLYQQVGVAFVGGLILALLLVPVNKVIATRIMASNQEMLRHKDARVKLVTELLSGIRVIKLCGWEQALGARVEACRAQELGRLRVIKYLDAACVYLWAALPVVISIVIFITYVLMGHQLTATKVFTALALVRMLILPLNNFPWVINGLLEAKVSLDRIQLFLDLPNHNPQAYYSPDPPAEPSTVLELHGALFSWDPVGTSQETFIGHLEVKKGMLVGIVGKVGCGKSSLLAAIAGELHRLRGRVAVWGLSKGFGLATQEPWIQFATIRDNILFGKTFDAQLYEEVLEACALNDDLSILPAGDQTEVGEKGVTLSGGQRARIALARAVYQEKELYLLDDPLAAVDADVANHLLHRCILGVLSHSTRLLCTHRTEYLERADVVLLMEAGRLIRAGPPSEILPLVQPVPKAWAENGQKSDSATAQSVQNPEKTKEGLEEEQSTSGGLLQEESKKEGAVALHVYQAYWKAVGQGLALAILFSLLLMQATRNAADWWLSHWISQLKAENSSQEAQASTSPASTGLFSPQLLLFSPRNLYTPVFPLPKAAPNGSSDIRFYLTVYATIAGVNSLCTLLRAVLFAAGTLEAAATLHRRLLHRVLMAPVTFFNATPTGRILNRFSSDVACVDDSLPFILNILLANAAGLLGLLAVLGSGLPWLLLLLPPLSIIYYHVQRHYRASSRELRRLGSLTLSPLYTHLADTLAGLSVLRAAGATYRFEEENQRLLELNQRCQFATSATMQWLDIRLQLMGAAVVSAIAGIALVQHQQGLANPGLVGLSLSYALSLTGLLSGLVSSFTQTEAMLVSVERLEEYSCDLPQEPQGQPLQLGTSWLTQGSVEFQDVVLAYRPGLPNALDGVTFCVQPGEKLGIVGRTGSGKSSLLLVLFRLLEPSSGRVLLDGVDISQLELAQLRSQLAIIPQEPFLFSGTVRENLDPRGLHKDRALWQALEQCHLSEVITSMGGLDGELGEGGRSLSLGQRQLLCLARALLTDAKILCIDEATASVDQKTDQLLQQTICKRFANKTVLTVAHRLNTILNSDRVLVLQAGRVVELDSPATLRNQPHSLFQQLLQSSQQGVSASLGGR; this is encoded by the exons ATGGAGCGACTTCTGGCCCAGCTGTGCGGCAGCAGCGCAGCGTGGCCGCTCCCGCTGTGGGAGGGGGACACCACAGGCCACTGCTTCACCCAGCTGGTGCTCAGCGCCCTGCCCCACGCACTCCTCGCCGTGCTCAGTGCCTGCTACTTGGGCACCCCGAG GAGTCCAGATTACATCCTACCCTGCAGTCCTGGATGGCGCCTCCGACTTGCAGCTTCCTTCCTGCTTTCCGTCTTCCCACTGCTAGACCTCTTTCCAGTTGCTTTGCCACCAGGGGCAGGCCCAGGACCCATAGGGCTAGAGGTGCTGGCAGGGTGTGTGGCAGCTGTGGCCTGGATCAGCCACAGCCTGGCCCTGTGGGTGTTGTCCCATTCCCCTCATGGCCACTCCCGAGGTCCCTTGGCCTTGGCCCTGGTAGCCTTGCTGCCAGCTCCAGCCCTAGTGCTGACCGTGTTGTGGCACTGCCAGCGAGGCACACTTCTGCCCCCACTTCTCCCAGGGCCCGTGGCCCGCCTATGCCTGCTCATCCTGCAGCTGGCTGCACTCTTGGCCTATGCACTGGGATGGGCAGCTCCTGGGGGACCACGAGAACCCTGGGCTCAGGAACCCCTCCTGCCCGAGGATCAAGAACCTGAGGTGGCTGAAGATGGGGAGAGTTGGCTGTCACACTTTTCCTATGCCTGGCTGGCACCCTTGCTGACCCGTGGGGCCTGCGGAGAGCTCCAGAAGCCTCAGGACATTTGCCGCCTCCCCCACAGACTGCATCCAACCTACCTGGCTCGTGTCTTCCAGTTACACTGGCAGGAGGGGGCCCGACTGTGGAGGGCCTTGTATGGGGCCTTTGGACGGTGCTATCTGGCACTTGGACTGCTGAAGCTGGTAGGGACCATGCTGGGATTCTCAGGGCCCCTGCTGCTCTCCCTACTGgtgggcttcctggaagaggggcAGGAGCCACTAAGCCGCGGCCTGCTCTATGCTCTGGGGCTAGCCAGTGGGGCTGTGCTGGGTGCTGTGCTGCAGAATCAGTATGGGTATGAGGTATGTAAGGTAAAACTTCAGGCACGGGGGGCCGTGCTGAACATTCTGTACCGCAAGGCTTTACAGCTGGGGCCCAGCCGCCCTCCTACTGGGGAGGCCCTGAACCTACTAGGCACTGACTCTGAACGGCTGCTTAACTTTGCTGGGAGCTTCCATGAAGCCTGGGGCCTGCCCCTACAGCTGGCCATCACCCTCTACCTGCTGTACCAGCAGGTAGGCGTGGCCTTTGTGGGTGGTCTGATCTTGGCACTGCTGCTGGTACCTGTCAACAAAGTGATTGCCACCCGCATCATGGCCAGCAACCAGGAAATGCTACGGCACAAGGATGCGCGAGTTAAG CTTGTGACAGAGCTGCTGAGTGGCATTCGGGTCATCAAGCTCTGCGGGTGGGAGCAGGCACTGGGGGCCCGAGTAGAGGCCTGCCGGGCTCAAGAGCTGGGGCGACTCCGGGTCATCAAATACCTGGATGCGGCCTGTGTATACCTGTGGGCTGCCCTACCGGTTGTCATCTCCATCGTCATCTTCATCACCTATGTCCTCATGGGGCACCAGCTCACTGCCACCAAG gTGTTCACAGCCCTGGCACTGGTGCGAATGCTCATTCTTCCTCTCAACAACTTCCCTTGGGTGATCAATGGCCTCCTGGAGGCCAAAGTGTCCTTGGACCGGATCCAGCTtttcctcgacctcccaaaccaCAACCCCCAGGCCTACTACAGCCCAG ATCCCCCCGCAGAACCATCTACAGTATTGGAGCTGCATGGAGCCTTGTTCTCCTGGGACCCAGTTGGAACCAGCCAGGAGACCTTCATCGGTCATCTAGAAGTGAAaaag GGTATGCTGGTGGGCATCGTGGGGAAGGTGGGCTGTGGGAAGAGCTCCCTGCTCGCTGCCATCGCCGGAGAGCTCCACAG GCTGCGTGGGCGCGTGGCGGTGTGGGGGCTGTCCAAGGGCTTTGGCCTGGCCACCCAGGAAccctggatccagtttgccaccATCCGAGACAACATCCTCTTTGGGAAGACATTTGATGCACAGCTGTACGAGGAGGTGCTAGAAGCCTGCGCCCTCAATGATGATCTCAGT ATCCTGCCTGCTGGAGACCAGACAGAGGTGGGGGAGAAGGGTGTGACCCTTAGCGGGGGACAGCGTGCCCGGATTGCCCTTGCTCGTGCTGTCTACCAG GAAAAGGAGCTCTATCTCCTCGATGACCCTCTGGCCGCTGTGGATGCAGATGTGGCCAACCACCTGCTGCACAGGTGCATCCTGGGCGTGCTAAGCCACAGCACACGGCTGCTCTGCACCCACCGCACCGAGTACCTGGAAAGGGCTGATGTGGTGCTACTAATGGAGGCTGGGCGCCTCATCCGGGCTG GACCTCCCTCTGAGATTCTGCCACTGGTACAACCTGTCCCCAAAGCCTGGGCTGAGAATGGACAAAAGTCTGACTCAG CCACAGCCCAGTCAGTACAAAACCCAGAGAAAACAAaggaggggctggaggaggagcagaGCACATCTGGTGGCCTGCTGCaggaagaaagcaagaaggaGGGCGCCGTAGCCTTGCACGTGTACCAAGCTTACTGGAAGGCTGTGGGCCAGGGCTTGGCCTTAGCCATCCTCTTCTCTCTGCTCCTCATGCAAG CCACGCGGAACGCTGCTGACTGGTGGCTCTCTCACTGGATCTCTCAGCTGAAGGCTGAGAATAGCTCCCAAGAGGCGCAAGCCTCCACCAGCCCAGCTTCTACTGGGCTCTTCTCTCCGCAACTGCTCCTCTTTTCCCCCAGAAATCTCTA CACCCCAGTGTTCCCACTGCCCAAAGCTGCCCCCAATGGCTCCTCAGACATCCGTTTCTACCTCACCGTATATGCGACCATTGCTGGTGTCAACTCCCTCTGCACCCTTCTCCGGGCAGTGCTTTTTGCGGCAGGCACCCTTGAAGCAGCTGCCACCCTGCATCGACGCCTGCTGCATCGAGTCCTTATG gcaccagtgactttcttcaatGCCACACCCACGGGCCGGATCCTAAACCGCTTCTCCTCTGATGTGGCCTGTGTGGATGACAGCCTGCCCTTCATCCTCAACATCCTCCTGGCCAATGCGGCAGGCCTGCTGGGGCTCCTGGCCGTGCTGGGCTCTGGCCTgccctggctgctgctgctgctgccgccttTGAGCATCATCTACTATCACGTGCAGCGCCACTACAGGGCCTCCTCACGGGAGCTGCGGCGCCTGGGCAGCCTCACCCTGTCTCCACTCTATACCCATCTGGCTGATACCTTAGCTGGCCTCTCTGTGCTCCGGGCCGCAGGGGCCACCTACAG GTTTGAGGAGGAGAACCAGCGACTCCTTGAGCTAAACCAGAGGTGCCAGTTTGCCACTAGTGCCACAATGCAGTGGCTGGACATTCGGCTACAGCTCATGGGGGCAGCAGTGGTCAGTGCTATCGCAGGCATTGCCCTGGTGCAGCACCAGCAGGGCCTTGCTAACCCAG GGCTGGTGGGCCTGTCGCTGTCTTATGCCCTGTCCCTGACGGGCCTGCTCTCAGGCCTGGTGAGCAGCTTCACACAGACGGAGGCCATGCTGGTAAGCGTTGAGCGGCTGGAAGAGTACTCCTGTGACCTGCCCCAGGAACCCCAGGGCCAGCCACTGCAG TTGGGCACCAGCTGGCTGACCCAGGGGAGCGTGGAATTCCAGGACGTGGTGTTGGCGTACCGGCCAGGGCTGCCGAATGCCCTGGATGGAGTGACCTTCTGCGTGCAGCCTGGAGAGAAGTTGGGCATCGTGGGCCGCACGGGCTCCGGCAAGTCCTCCCTGTTGTTGGTGCTCTTCCGGCTGCTAGAGCCCAGTTCAGGGCGAGTGCTGCTGGATGGCGTGGACATCAGCCAGCTGGAGCTGGCCCAGCTCAG ATCCCAGCTGGCTATCATCCCCCAGGAGCCCTTTTTGTTCAGTGGGACTGTTCGAGAAAACCTGGATCCCCGGGGCCTACATAAGGACAGGGCTTTGTGGCAGGCCCTGGAGCAGTGCCACCTGAGTGAGGTGATTACCTCCATGG GTGGTCTGGATGGTGAGCTGGGTGAGGGGGGCCGGAGCTTATCTCTTGGGCAGAGGCAGCTGTTGTGTCTGGCCAGGGCTCTCCTCACAGATGCCAAG ATCCTGTGTATTGATGAGGCCACAGCAAGTGTGGACCAGAAGACAGACCAGCTGCTCCAGCAGACCATCTGCAAACGGTTTGCCAACAAGACAGTGCTGACCGTTGCCCATAG GCTCAACACAATCCTGAACTCAGACCGGGTGCTGGTGCTACAAGCGGGGAGAGTGGTAGAGCTGGACTCCCCGGCCACCCTGCGCAACCAGCCCCACTCGCTATTCCAGCAGCTGCTGCAAAGCAGCCAGCAGGGAGTCTCCGCCTCACTCGGAGGTCGCTGA
- the ABCC10 gene encoding multidrug resistance-associated protein 7 isoform X2, with protein sequence MERLLAQLCGSSAAWPLPLWEGDTTGHCFTQLVLSALPHALLAVLSACYLGTPRSPDYILPCSPGWRLRLAASFLLSVFPLLDLFPVALPPGAGPGPIGLEVLAGCVAAVAWISHSLALWVLSHSPHGHSRGPLALALVALLPAPALVLTVLWHCQRGTLLPPLLPGPVARLCLLILQLAALLAYALGWAAPGGPREPWAQEPLLPEDQEPEVAEDGESWLSHFSYAWLAPLLTRGACGELQKPQDICRLPHRLHPTYLARVFQLHWQEGARLWRALYGAFGRCYLALGLLKLVGTMLGFSGPLLLSLLVGFLEEGQEPLSRGLLYALGLASGAVLGAVLQNQYGYEVCKVKLQARGAVLNILYRKALQLGPSRPPTGEALNLLGTDSERLLNFAGSFHEAWGLPLQLAITLYLLYQQVGVAFVGGLILALLLVPVNKVIATRIMASNQEMLRHKDARVKLVTELLSGIRVIKLCGWEQALGARVEACRAQELGRLRVIKYLDAACVYLWAALPVVISIVIFITYVLMGHQLTATKVFTALALVRMLILPLNNFPWVINGLLEAKVSLDRIQLFLDLPNHNPQAYYSPDPPAEPSTVLELHGALFSWDPVGTSQETFIGHLEVKKGMLVGIVGKVGCGKSSLLAAIAGELHRLRGRVAVWGLSKGFGLATQEPWIQFATIRDNILFGKTFDAQLYEEVLEACALNDDLSILPAGDQTEVGEKGVTLSGGQRARIALARAVYQEKELYLLDDPLAAVDADVANHLLHRCILGVLSHSTRLLCTHRTEYLERADVVLLMEAGRLIRAGPPSEILPLVQPVPKAWAENGQKSDSATAQSVQNPEKTKEGLEEEQSTSGGLLQEESKKEGAVALHVYQAYWKAVGQGLALAILFSLLLMQATRNAADWWLSHWISQLKAENSSQEAQASTSPASTGLFSPQLLLFSPRNLYTPVFPLPKAAPNGSSDIRFYLTVYATIAGVNSLCTLLRAVLFAAGTLEAAATLHRRLLHRVLMAPVTFFNATPTGRILNRFSSDVACVDDSLPFILNILLANAAGLLGLLAVLGSGLPWLLLLLPPLSIIYYHVQRHYRASSRELRRLGSLTLSPLYTHLADTLAGLSVLRAAGATYRFEEENQRLLELNQRCQFATSATMQWLDIRLQLMGAAVVSAIAGIALVQHQQGLANPGLVGLSLSYALSLTGLLSGLVSSFTQTEAMLVSVERLEEYSCDLPQEPQGQPLQLGTSWLTQGSVEFQDVVLAYRPGLPNALDGVTFCVQPGEKLGIVGRTGSGKSSLLLVLFRLLEPSSGRVLLDGVDISQLELAQLRSQLAIIPQEPFLFSGTVRENLDPRGLHKDRALWQALEQCHLSEVVWMVSWVRGAGAYLLGRGSCCVWPGLSSQMPRSCVLMRPQQVWTRRQTSCSSRPSANGLPTRQC encoded by the exons ATGGAGCGACTTCTGGCCCAGCTGTGCGGCAGCAGCGCAGCGTGGCCGCTCCCGCTGTGGGAGGGGGACACCACAGGCCACTGCTTCACCCAGCTGGTGCTCAGCGCCCTGCCCCACGCACTCCTCGCCGTGCTCAGTGCCTGCTACTTGGGCACCCCGAG GAGTCCAGATTACATCCTACCCTGCAGTCCTGGATGGCGCCTCCGACTTGCAGCTTCCTTCCTGCTTTCCGTCTTCCCACTGCTAGACCTCTTTCCAGTTGCTTTGCCACCAGGGGCAGGCCCAGGACCCATAGGGCTAGAGGTGCTGGCAGGGTGTGTGGCAGCTGTGGCCTGGATCAGCCACAGCCTGGCCCTGTGGGTGTTGTCCCATTCCCCTCATGGCCACTCCCGAGGTCCCTTGGCCTTGGCCCTGGTAGCCTTGCTGCCAGCTCCAGCCCTAGTGCTGACCGTGTTGTGGCACTGCCAGCGAGGCACACTTCTGCCCCCACTTCTCCCAGGGCCCGTGGCCCGCCTATGCCTGCTCATCCTGCAGCTGGCTGCACTCTTGGCCTATGCACTGGGATGGGCAGCTCCTGGGGGACCACGAGAACCCTGGGCTCAGGAACCCCTCCTGCCCGAGGATCAAGAACCTGAGGTGGCTGAAGATGGGGAGAGTTGGCTGTCACACTTTTCCTATGCCTGGCTGGCACCCTTGCTGACCCGTGGGGCCTGCGGAGAGCTCCAGAAGCCTCAGGACATTTGCCGCCTCCCCCACAGACTGCATCCAACCTACCTGGCTCGTGTCTTCCAGTTACACTGGCAGGAGGGGGCCCGACTGTGGAGGGCCTTGTATGGGGCCTTTGGACGGTGCTATCTGGCACTTGGACTGCTGAAGCTGGTAGGGACCATGCTGGGATTCTCAGGGCCCCTGCTGCTCTCCCTACTGgtgggcttcctggaagaggggcAGGAGCCACTAAGCCGCGGCCTGCTCTATGCTCTGGGGCTAGCCAGTGGGGCTGTGCTGGGTGCTGTGCTGCAGAATCAGTATGGGTATGAGGTATGTAAGGTAAAACTTCAGGCACGGGGGGCCGTGCTGAACATTCTGTACCGCAAGGCTTTACAGCTGGGGCCCAGCCGCCCTCCTACTGGGGAGGCCCTGAACCTACTAGGCACTGACTCTGAACGGCTGCTTAACTTTGCTGGGAGCTTCCATGAAGCCTGGGGCCTGCCCCTACAGCTGGCCATCACCCTCTACCTGCTGTACCAGCAGGTAGGCGTGGCCTTTGTGGGTGGTCTGATCTTGGCACTGCTGCTGGTACCTGTCAACAAAGTGATTGCCACCCGCATCATGGCCAGCAACCAGGAAATGCTACGGCACAAGGATGCGCGAGTTAAG CTTGTGACAGAGCTGCTGAGTGGCATTCGGGTCATCAAGCTCTGCGGGTGGGAGCAGGCACTGGGGGCCCGAGTAGAGGCCTGCCGGGCTCAAGAGCTGGGGCGACTCCGGGTCATCAAATACCTGGATGCGGCCTGTGTATACCTGTGGGCTGCCCTACCGGTTGTCATCTCCATCGTCATCTTCATCACCTATGTCCTCATGGGGCACCAGCTCACTGCCACCAAG gTGTTCACAGCCCTGGCACTGGTGCGAATGCTCATTCTTCCTCTCAACAACTTCCCTTGGGTGATCAATGGCCTCCTGGAGGCCAAAGTGTCCTTGGACCGGATCCAGCTtttcctcgacctcccaaaccaCAACCCCCAGGCCTACTACAGCCCAG ATCCCCCCGCAGAACCATCTACAGTATTGGAGCTGCATGGAGCCTTGTTCTCCTGGGACCCAGTTGGAACCAGCCAGGAGACCTTCATCGGTCATCTAGAAGTGAAaaag GGTATGCTGGTGGGCATCGTGGGGAAGGTGGGCTGTGGGAAGAGCTCCCTGCTCGCTGCCATCGCCGGAGAGCTCCACAG GCTGCGTGGGCGCGTGGCGGTGTGGGGGCTGTCCAAGGGCTTTGGCCTGGCCACCCAGGAAccctggatccagtttgccaccATCCGAGACAACATCCTCTTTGGGAAGACATTTGATGCACAGCTGTACGAGGAGGTGCTAGAAGCCTGCGCCCTCAATGATGATCTCAGT ATCCTGCCTGCTGGAGACCAGACAGAGGTGGGGGAGAAGGGTGTGACCCTTAGCGGGGGACAGCGTGCCCGGATTGCCCTTGCTCGTGCTGTCTACCAG GAAAAGGAGCTCTATCTCCTCGATGACCCTCTGGCCGCTGTGGATGCAGATGTGGCCAACCACCTGCTGCACAGGTGCATCCTGGGCGTGCTAAGCCACAGCACACGGCTGCTCTGCACCCACCGCACCGAGTACCTGGAAAGGGCTGATGTGGTGCTACTAATGGAGGCTGGGCGCCTCATCCGGGCTG GACCTCCCTCTGAGATTCTGCCACTGGTACAACCTGTCCCCAAAGCCTGGGCTGAGAATGGACAAAAGTCTGACTCAG CCACAGCCCAGTCAGTACAAAACCCAGAGAAAACAAaggaggggctggaggaggagcagaGCACATCTGGTGGCCTGCTGCaggaagaaagcaagaaggaGGGCGCCGTAGCCTTGCACGTGTACCAAGCTTACTGGAAGGCTGTGGGCCAGGGCTTGGCCTTAGCCATCCTCTTCTCTCTGCTCCTCATGCAAG CCACGCGGAACGCTGCTGACTGGTGGCTCTCTCACTGGATCTCTCAGCTGAAGGCTGAGAATAGCTCCCAAGAGGCGCAAGCCTCCACCAGCCCAGCTTCTACTGGGCTCTTCTCTCCGCAACTGCTCCTCTTTTCCCCCAGAAATCTCTA CACCCCAGTGTTCCCACTGCCCAAAGCTGCCCCCAATGGCTCCTCAGACATCCGTTTCTACCTCACCGTATATGCGACCATTGCTGGTGTCAACTCCCTCTGCACCCTTCTCCGGGCAGTGCTTTTTGCGGCAGGCACCCTTGAAGCAGCTGCCACCCTGCATCGACGCCTGCTGCATCGAGTCCTTATG gcaccagtgactttcttcaatGCCACACCCACGGGCCGGATCCTAAACCGCTTCTCCTCTGATGTGGCCTGTGTGGATGACAGCCTGCCCTTCATCCTCAACATCCTCCTGGCCAATGCGGCAGGCCTGCTGGGGCTCCTGGCCGTGCTGGGCTCTGGCCTgccctggctgctgctgctgctgccgccttTGAGCATCATCTACTATCACGTGCAGCGCCACTACAGGGCCTCCTCACGGGAGCTGCGGCGCCTGGGCAGCCTCACCCTGTCTCCACTCTATACCCATCTGGCTGATACCTTAGCTGGCCTCTCTGTGCTCCGGGCCGCAGGGGCCACCTACAG GTTTGAGGAGGAGAACCAGCGACTCCTTGAGCTAAACCAGAGGTGCCAGTTTGCCACTAGTGCCACAATGCAGTGGCTGGACATTCGGCTACAGCTCATGGGGGCAGCAGTGGTCAGTGCTATCGCAGGCATTGCCCTGGTGCAGCACCAGCAGGGCCTTGCTAACCCAG GGCTGGTGGGCCTGTCGCTGTCTTATGCCCTGTCCCTGACGGGCCTGCTCTCAGGCCTGGTGAGCAGCTTCACACAGACGGAGGCCATGCTGGTAAGCGTTGAGCGGCTGGAAGAGTACTCCTGTGACCTGCCCCAGGAACCCCAGGGCCAGCCACTGCAG TTGGGCACCAGCTGGCTGACCCAGGGGAGCGTGGAATTCCAGGACGTGGTGTTGGCGTACCGGCCAGGGCTGCCGAATGCCCTGGATGGAGTGACCTTCTGCGTGCAGCCTGGAGAGAAGTTGGGCATCGTGGGCCGCACGGGCTCCGGCAAGTCCTCCCTGTTGTTGGTGCTCTTCCGGCTGCTAGAGCCCAGTTCAGGGCGAGTGCTGCTGGATGGCGTGGACATCAGCCAGCTGGAGCTGGCCCAGCTCAG ATCCCAGCTGGCTATCATCCCCCAGGAGCCCTTTTTGTTCAGTGGGACTGTTCGAGAAAACCTGGATCCCCGGGGCCTACATAAGGACAGGGCTTTGTGGCAGGCCCTGGAGCAGTGCCACCTGAGTGAG GTGGTCTGGATGGTGAGCTGGGTGAGGGGGGCCGGAGCTTATCTCTTGGGCAGAGGCAGCTGTTGTGTCTGGCCAGGGCTCTCCTCACAGATGCCAAG ATCCTGTGTATTGATGAGGCCACAGCAAGTGTGGACCAGAAGACAGACCAGCTGCTCCAGCAGACCATCTGCAAACGGTTTGCCAACAAGACAGTGCTGA